Within the Takifugu flavidus isolate HTHZ2018 chromosome 20, ASM371156v2, whole genome shotgun sequence genome, the region ATCTTGATCGTGCTCGACGTGTTGAAACCACTTGGACACAAGAAACTGATAGAACACGAACTGGAAGGCTTTGGCATCCGGCTGAACAAAGAGCCCCCCAACATtggctttaaaaagaaagacaaaggagGCATCAACTTCACCGCCACGGTTGGTCTCACGTTGTGTTATTACTCACTGATGTTGCCACTGATTAAACTGGGCATTGTTTGATATTGAAAGCAATCACTCTATAATTTAGTTTATTAAAGCTCTCTGTAATTTTAAGGTCTATTTTTCTTACTCCTTCTCCTGTATCAATCCCTTTCTGAGGGCACACTCTGTTTCCCACTGCAGCAATATTAATGAGCATCTCTTCAGCTCTCTTTTGAGGGACAGATGGCCCGGCCCAGTTTACAGCTGTAGCCCTGAGCAGCAGTGAAACTGCAAGAATGAAGAGGGAAATGGGGAAAATGCAGCAATTTTTGGATTGAATTCTGCTGTAATATCTCATTCTTGCAGCCACTTTAACTGTCTCCATGATTCCCAGAACAACAAATACAGAACCCGATCTAAGCATGACACCTCTCGGCCTTGTAGTGGGACCGGCTAAAATATGGAAAGCTGTAAAGGCTCCCAAGTATTACTGGTTTTGTATTTAAGATGTTTTATGGTTTGCAGAAACCCTTTTTGTCACATTACCTTGTCTGTCAAACACTCCAGTGCTGCCGCCTGCTGGTCATGCTTAGAATGGCACTgtgtctttttctcctctctttaaaGAGGTTGTATTTGCCACCCCTCGACTATACAGGAGACAAATTTATGTTAGTTTACCTAGTTCATTCTTTTGCTTCTTCTGCCCCCCCAAGTGTGCCCAGACCGAGCTGGACGGTGACACGGTGAAGAGTATCCTGGCAGAGTACAAGATCCACAACGCGGACGTGACTCTGCGTAGCGATGTCACAGCTGATGACCTCATTGATGTAGTAGAGGGAAATCGGTAAGCTGCTGAAGTGCCAAAATGGGCCCTGTTTAGTCCGTCCCAGCGGGTGTGGCCTGTTGAAATCCTTTTTCCCCatttaaattccatttttttcccaatgCAGATAAATTTAAAAATGCTGCTCACGTATGAGATCGCGTTCTAGCCAGACCGGTTTGTCACATGCACTGATGATGTATTGCATGTAACACACATATATTACCTCCACTCAATGTCAAATGTGAAACTGTCGCAAATGCCGTAACTCTGGGGCGAATTTCTCGGATCTGGCGTCACGGCGGAGGATCTCAGCGGTCTGTGCAAAGCAACAGACATGCGACAAGCGGCCACTGCAGCTGAGGCTGCGGAGGGTGGCTCTCctgtcagagcaggaaaaaaataatgcaATTAAAATGCACTCCAGTGTCAGAATTTAATACATAAACTGGGCAAagagttttgtcttttttttcagcatttgtctttcaaaaaaaacagcaaaatgctCGACGAAAGTAAAGAAAATGGCAAcgaggttctggttctggtttagAGACACAGAATGGACTCGATTTTAGAAGCGCATTTGTTTTAAACCTGGCACTAAGAGGCGGGAATGCTAAGCGGGAATCTTGCCGGGCAGCGATCAGAgtgcagcactgcagcacagaCGGCAAAAAGCATTTCATCAGCGCGACTTTGTGACAAGTTATTTTGTTTCTTGAACAGAAGGCAGGTCTGTAAATGCACCTCTGATGTTTCTGCCCTAATGGCTGATCATGCAGCTGCTCACTGTCACTGTCACCACAGGGTCTACATCCCGTGCATCTACGTGCTGAACAAAATTGATCAGATTTCCATCGAGGAGCTCGACATCATCTACAAGGTGCCGCACTGCGTACCCATTTCAGCTCACCACCGCTGGAACTTCGACGACCTGCTGGAGAAGATTTGGGACTACCTGAGGCTTGTGCGCATGTAAGTCGCCTCTAGAGGTGCAGTTGAACGGTGCGTTTTCACCATTCTGACACGTGACACGTTGGTTTGCAGCTACACTAAACCCAAAGGCCAGCTGCCTGATTACACCTCTCCGGTCGTGCTCCCTGACGAGAAGACTGCTGTGGAGGATTTCTGCTTGAAAATTCACAAAAATCTCATCAAAGAATTCAAGTAGTGAGTAAACGACtg harbors:
- the drg1 gene encoding developmentally-regulated GTP-binding protein 1, translating into MSILAKIAEIENEMARTQKNKATAHHLGLLKARLAKLRRELITPKGGGGGAAGEGFDVAKTGDARIGFVGFPSVGKSTLLSNLAGVYSEVAAYEFTTLTTVPGVVRYKGAKIQLLDLPGIIEGAKDGKGRGRQVIAVARTCNLILIVLDVLKPLGHKKLIEHELEGFGIRLNKEPPNIGFKKKDKGGINFTATCAQTELDGDTVKSILAEYKIHNADVTLRSDVTADDLIDVVEGNRVYIPCIYVLNKIDQISIEELDIIYKVPHCVPISAHHRWNFDDLLEKIWDYLRLVRIYTKPKGQLPDYTSPVVLPDEKTAVEDFCLKIHKNLIKEFKYALVWGSSVKHNPQKVGKDHVMEDEDVIQLVKK